Proteins from one Penaeus vannamei isolate JL-2024 chromosome 8, ASM4276789v1, whole genome shotgun sequence genomic window:
- the LOC138862308 gene encoding uncharacterized protein, producing MEVKAVTRDVPNITTEEIRSLKDFSSPEKVRKPGKNATIVLIHKKGIESYRTINLLSVIHKLFSIVHVGHSSNQLREQAGNSSGFSKTDHIHTLTQIREKINEYREPLCMAFIDYKKAFDSILVFCPPTPPAKTSP from the exons ATGG AAGTAAAGGccgtaactagagacgtacctaacatcacaacagaagaaataagaTCACTTAAAG ATTTCTCATCACCAGAAAAagtccgaaagcctggaaaaaatgcaacaattgttttgatacataaaaagggGATAGAAAGCTACCGAACCATAAACCTCCTTTCAGTTATTCATAAACTGTTCTCAATTGTTCATGTTGGACACTCTTCTAACCAGCTTAGAGAACAGGCAGGAAACAGCAGTGGATTCTCAaaaacagaccacatccacacactaacccaaataagagagaaaataaatgaatatagggaacccctgtgtatggcattcatcgattacaaaaaggcatttgactct attttagtattttgtccacccactcctcccgccAAGACATCACCTTAG